The nucleotide sequence TATGCTTCAGTGGCCAAGCTCAAAGAAACAACTAGCTGTGCCTTAGGTAGATGACAACCAGCACAAAATTGTCATCAACAGAATGAAGATTTAACTACATGGAAAAGAATATTAAGCTGCATCCAAGTAATCACATCTGACGAAACTTCTATATGCCAGCATTCATGATGAAACAGAGGATCTCGGCTGCTTGCTCCCACATACTTCACATCTTGATCCTTTCCAAAGAAAAAGTCCAGTGAGTGGTGGCAAAAATGAGAAAACCTTTCCTGTATCagccatgtaaaaacatacttggcGGTAGAAGAGGAGAAGCGTACAAGAACATTCATGCACATGGGAGGACAACAGTGAGTTCCACTGTAAAAGTGGAAGCATCTTCCATCTTACCCCATTCAAAGACAGTGTCCAGTAAGTGGGAGAAAATGTGAAGAACAGGAGAATGCATGTGAAATTATTCATGTGTGTGGAAGGACAACACTGACTACCACTTTCTTCCCCAACCAGTGGATCTTACAAAAAATTATCCAGATCCtaaaataagtagagaagaaaaagaaatgccCATTCCACAGAGAGCCCACAGTATCTGGTGAGACTGGATGAATGCCAATGAGATTACATGCTGAATTCCATAGATAACGTAAAGATGCATGCCAAAGGTTTCAGACAATGAATAGAGAAACGTAAGCACAGATCAACCGCAATAAAACACCAACCTTTGCCTTTGGAATAACCTTCACAGCCACCTCCTCCCCCTTCATATCACCCTTCTTCACCTTTGCGGTGCACGTATAACCAAAATGCCCGCGCCCAATCTCCTCGCCAAGCTCAAATTTTGAGAACAACTGCTTCGAGAAACCGAAGTTCTTATCCAAGCCGACTTCGACCTCGCTCCCCTCGGGGATCGGTGCCTCGTTGGGCTTCACCGAGCCATGTCTACGAGCGAGTAGGGCCTTAATGTGCTTTGCGGGCGACGGAGGAGGGAACGGCCGCTTGAGGAATCGCAGTGGCGTCGAGGTCACGCTTGAATTGGCCGGCGAGTTCTTGTAATAGCCCGGAAGGGGGCTTGGGCTGCAGAAGGGGAACTTGGGTTGCCGCGGGGTGCCTGGAACGGTTGTAGGCTCCTCGGTGTTGGGGACTGGCTCGCCCTCTTCCTGGGATTCCGGGATTTGTAGTGGCTTTCCATGGCAACCTCCCATGGAGTCTAAATCCAAGTCCAAGGAAAAAGATCAAATCTTGGAGAAGATCAGACTCTGGTATGGAGCTCCAAGTGTCAGGATCCAGTAAAACCGATCAGAAACTGAAGCATCAGCAGTCGGTAGAACATCTTCGCTTTGCAACAACAACCACGAATCCAAGTACAGAAACAAGGGGCAGAAAGAAATCCAATCCTCAAAGGAGAAGACTCAGATTCACACGCGAAAAAGACTACCAAAGAAGTGggaagaaaaatcaaaattttgggAGGGATGAGCAGGAAAAGAGAAGACCGGAGCAAAGCTTCCAGCTTTCAGGAGTAGAGAGGAGAAAAGGAAGAAGCTTTCAAACGAAAGGAGTCACAGGAAGTGAAGAACAAAGGATCAACGATGGACCAAGATTGCAGATCTTTGGGAATTGCAGAGGAGAAAGGGCTGTTGGATTCCCTTGCCCAAGTGGGAAGATGCTGAAGAGAAGGGTGTTTGAAGGTGGGAGCGAAGCAAAAGAGAGGAGGGGAGATGGCGAAGAGGTAAAGGAGTCGCCTTTCTTTTGCTTTTACAGCTTTGAGGAGGTGATTGATGATGGCATCTGTTTTATGTCATTTGGAAGGAAATGCCACATCTCAATGTTGGCAGCTTGGGATTCTGTCTCACCCCTTTTTAAGCTGCCCAGAACAAAGAAGTTGCTGTTGCACTTGTTAATTTCCTGTGCACCTCAGTGATTAAGCTTGAGAAGAAGACAATTGAGTTGTTGTTATCTATTAAATATGAACTTAGATTTATCTACAAGTTAAAAGTgaaatcatataaaaatatattgaaaaaataattataaatatagattAAACAGATGAATCGAATTATGACATTTGATCTAAAGAGTAGATGAGCCATACATGAAAAGCCACATCAAATCCACAGGATATGTCAGAGAGCAAGTTGGCATTCTGAAAGATCAATAGCTCAGCAGCCTTCATCACCCATGTGGCATTGCTAAGACATTTGCACATTACATTGCCTCTTCCTCCTCATTCTTCATTCAACTCAGGGCAAGCAGTGGAAGAAATTGCCTGATGATTTAGGAATGTGATAGGAAGAAGAAAGTGGTTCAGCAACCACTGCTTTTACAATACAAATTGTTGTACCAATCATGTGCTGCAATAGGAGACACATTTGCTTGGGGCAATTATTGGAATTCAAACAAGCCCACCCCTCTCAGAATCCAGAGAATTTTCTTGGATCAAAAGAATAGTGGTTGTCATATGGTGTCCTTGGGCAAAGTGATCTCTGTGGCAGATAAGATCACATATGTAAAGCCAAACCACATTGGCTTGCTCTCTGGTCTTAGGAAGGAACTCATGGAGAAGTAGAATGTGTCAGAGTCAGAGCCTAAACTAAAGCTTCAACTGGGGTTTGCAATGGTGGTAGCATAGGGAAGAGCAGAACCAAGAGGCTAATGTCAGACAAGGAGGCAAACCCTAGAAGCTAGGACTAGAAAAACTAAAGCTGTTCCAGGCAACTTTGATGCCATTGCAAGAAGCTCCTGAAAACCCTAAATGATTTTTTTCACATCAAGGGTTGACACTTCTGATCCAATTAGACAGCACAAGGAGGATTGATTCTATTAGAGTTCCATGTATGAAGTTACTTCATCACTAAGTAAAAAGGTACTGAGCATGTCCTTTCTCTCAGTGTTACTGTGAGAGGACTCCTTTCTGTGATGCAATTTAATTATCCCCACAATTGTGGTAGCCATTGGGTAATGAACTTTTTGATGGATGCAAGCAAGAAGAAGATGCAACACCTGCCACAGGTTGGACCATGACAGTGAGCTCTTTCCTTGGGCAGTGATTCTTAGTCCTTACACTTGAGATAGTGTCTGTGGGTTGTGAGATGTCTCCCTTCCATACTAATTTAAACACTTTGTTTAAGGTTTTAGATTAGATTGAAGTAAAAAATGTTAAGATTTTAATACAGttatataaaatatttcctaCTGTGTCTCTTAGTAAATCTATTGCACTATATCAGTGAATAGAATAGAATCAAGAGACTGACAGGGTTGATATTAGCTCCATGATGGACCATCCAACTGAGTAAAGAGCTCCCTTGTGGGGCACAAGTATCATTAAAAGCTGGAGTTGGTCCTCTGCCAGGATAATTAACTGTCCATAAATTATTGTACTGTAGTTTACAGCAGAACTCATTACCCTGGAAACAAGCATCAATTCTTCTTTGAGTTCATCCATCAATGGCTTCCAGCAGGTTACTGATCTTACTCCTGCCACACAGTTCTGTCAATCGGTTACTCTGCCTGAGATCATTTCTCAGACTACAATCATTGTCGTGCTCATTAAAGAATCCAGAGGTGCAGGCAGTGATGGTAGCTCTTTAAGTCGAGAGATTTGCTATGGTCTCTTTACCTTTACTTTCGACTGTGATACTGATTCATCCTTCCAGTTGCTCACTTTTGCTTCACCTTTGACTACAAATCTACCATTTTATAGTGCCACCATCATTTGAAAGCTTGTTTGATGCATGTTGTATCTAAAGATTAGAGCTTGGTGGTGGCAAACCCTGTCGCAGCCTGTTAAACCTCATTCAACCTAATCCACTACAATCTGGCATATGTAGGTAGGCTTGTCTGAGTATAATTTGAGGTAGATCTTGGACATCTTTATAATCAAAATGCAGTTGATGTCAGCTATGACTGATGCACCAATTCATGCTTAACAGGAGAGGGGATCACAGCATGAGGACAAACACTTGAAGATAGAATTTGTTAGCCACTAAAGGTATTAGAAACATGGAAAACTGGAAGATGTTGAAAAGGAAGTTCCAGCAGCACAATATTCCAATGTTGCAAGCTCTGCAAGCAGATATCTCACTCATCTTCATACAGTAACATGGGAAGTAGAGGGTAATCAACAGTCCTAAAATGAATGATGGAGATGTAGCAGTTACATTTGCAGTGGACATGGGTTGGGTTTCAATTCAGCAACAGTTAGGGTTGAGTCCAATCCAACTCCCAAATTGCAATGCTGATAAGCTTTTGAACAATCTCAACCAAGTTTGTCTTGTTTGTTTGATTATTATGACAATGGGAGAAGACCTCAATAGGGAAAGAAAAAAATCTAAAGATTAATAATCGAATACAAATCGAAAAGATCGATATAAGATTTATGTAATCTGACACTCCTTACTTATGTTCacatagaaaaaaagaaaaaaaaaaaaacaagtactTGAAGTATCTTCTCTTGATGCTTGAATTCCTCATCCTCAAAGATACTAGCTTTAAAAATCTAGAAATACTCATCAACCCCAATATATAAAGGTCAAGATTGATTACATGTAAGATGTCTCATAAGATTGAAAGGGAAGAACACAAAGAACTGTAGACCATACCAAATAaagagtaaaaataaataaataaaggatttTACTCTATCACCATCCAAAAAGTATAAAAGGGGTGAGACTTCACTTGCAGATTGTTGAGCATGAAAAAGAGTATGTGTTCTATAAATTGACATCTTCCAAGAAAGCCATCATGAGGGGACTTGTCAGATTGCTGAGCAGCTGAGGACTGCAGGGGCTTGTCTTGCTCTGTATCCTCTGCTGCTCTTCCTCATCAGACAGACCCTCCTCTTTAGCTCATCTATTCTGACCTTTCTAGGTTGACTTTGATGAACACAAGGAGGACAAGAGGATTGAACAAGGTGGACTGAGTTTGGGTTCCATAGTCCTGTAGTGTTTGATAGCAAATCCCATCTGATCCAATCTTGATGAACAAGTCTTTTTATGTTCTCATTAATTACACCATTccagaaaaaagaaagagaaaaaaaatatttatgtccaATTAGAATTCTACCTGTGGAGCTCAACTAATCAAAATCCATCACATTGATAGGTGTTTGAAGGAAGAACAGATATTTATTGTTTTAAGATTATTTTCTAAACTTGTATGCTAATTAAGAGAATCATActcaagaatcatcggagatccgTTTCTAAAGATGTGACGATGTTCGACAAATGTGATGgattgatttaatttttattgacACAGCTCGATGATCAATTTTGACACTATAACAATGTAGTATATTATATCACTCTCAGATTAATATCTTAGTATTTAATTGAGTAGGAGATGAAGATTAACTCTTGTTTCATTGaaaattttgattatttatgtgAGATAAAAAAAATTGAGTATGGAAGATTTAATTATTTGCATTCTAGCACACAAAAATGCATGTAAAacttatgataatatatatatatatatatatatatatatatatatatatatatatatatatatatatatatatatgatacaaaTTATATATGATACGATTTCATATAACTCGTATGAAATATATACAATACGATTTCATATATGAAATACGATTTCATATATGAAATACGATTTCATATATGGTCGTATGAAATATATGACCATACCAAATACGATTTCATATATACAAATTATATATGATACGATTTCatacaaattatatatttatacgatttcatatataatttgtatcatatatatatatatatatatatatatatatatatatatatatatatatatatatatatgatacaaaTTATATATGATACGATTTCGTATCATACAAATTATATATGATACGATTTCATTATCAACAGAAGTTTCTTTGTTGCACATAACCCGTGTTCGATGGGCGCTTTTAGATTAGCACAAGCGCTTAGAGAGCACGATTTTTAGCGTGCCCTGATGAGATATCTTCATATTTCACTTTTCAGGGTTTAATGAGCAAATATAATTTGTAGAGGATTAATATGCAAATGTGAAAAAAGGCCGTTTCCGAATACAAATTACTACACTCTTAATATTATTCAATATAGTCCAAAAGACACATCGAAATTTCACTTAAGGGATTAATTAATACAGTGGATGAAAAGGTAAAATGGAACAGGGACTAATCTGAAAAATGTCATATTTAGATAATAGATCGAGTGTCGCGGTCGATGCGCCGCGATGCTTTTTTTTCTCCTTCGATGTTGGAAAGAGGGAAGACAAATTTTGCAGCTTTGCGGCTTGGATTTTCGATTCCGTTCTTTCCCCAGTCTGGGGAGGATTTGGGCTCGTCCAAAAGGGGGAAATCACAAAGAAAAGTGATCCATTTTGATCGGTGAGAGATGGGGAGAGAGGTGTCGAAGACGTTCTTCCCCTCCTCTCCTTGCCAAGAAATTTAGATTCTTTTTTGTGCAATTAACTGAAGAAACCTCCGTCGAGGGAAAAAAAATCCCTTCTTTTTGTGCTCCTCCTTGGAAAGAAACAATTTTTCTTCGTTAAAGCTGAGATGAAGATTTGACGGCGCAAGGTAACGTCGATTTTAACTGATTTGATCGGCATAAAGAAGGACCGATACCTGTCCGAGTTCTCCGTCCGCGGTCAAAATTCGATCTTTGGGGTCGTTCTCCATTCGAGGACCACCTCGACTGTGTTCTTGTCTCTGGCACAGTCATCGCTGGCATGGCAAGCTCGTCCGGATCGATCCACTACCGGAGGAAGTTCTTCCGGAGTGCAGCCCAGTTGATTGGCTCAATTTGTCTTGTAAATGCAGTGATCCATTTGTTATTCATATGATGCATGCAGCCGACGATACAagtaatggagttattggctgtaCTCTAAACAGCTCAATTATACACTTCCACCAAGGGGAGACTGAGAAGCCCCAGTTGACTCCATTTTAATggtttatcataagattctggagATTCTGACTTCACCAACTACCTATTGCCCTTCTTTgtaatttctaaaaaaataattcaGACTTCCATGTAAGATTGTTTTATAAAGCCATTGCGTTAATGGAGATTTCTCCAGGTTCTGTAAGAGCTGATCATTGCATCCAAAATCTTAATGGAGGCCAAACATTCCACACTGGCATTAAGACATCAAATACTGGGCAGAAAATACTCGAGCACACCCTTTCGAATCGAGCACCAGCACTCATCGGCATCAAATACTGGCATCGCCCTGACAGCAATAGCAGATAATTATCTTACACCACATACTTGAACGATCATCTGATTCATTAACATACACATGCATAttaagcaatatgtcatcatagcAACGGATTCAGGTACATTAGCTGCTACAGTACCAGAGAAGTGCATAGCTACTACTGGCACGTAATATCAAAAGCAATACCACAAGATAATCGCTACATGCAGCAACTTGTTCGGTCTACATATCACATCTCTTGGGGtatttcctcctcctcgtcctcgtaATCACCCTCTTCGTCGGCAGTGGCATCCTGATACTGCTGGTACTCTGATACGAGGTCGTTCATGTTGCTCTCAGCTTCAGTGAACTCCATCTCATCCATACCCTCCCCGGTGTACCAGTGCAAGAAAGCCTTTCTCCTAAACATGGCAGTGAACTGCTCACTCACCCTCCTAAACATTTCCTGAATCGATGTCGAGTTCCCAATGAAGGTGGATGCCATAGAGAGACCCCTAGGTGGTATGTCACACACACTGGACTTCACATTGTTGGGAATCCACTCCACAAAGTAGGATGAGTTCTTGTTCTGGACATTGATCATCTGCTCATCAACTTCTTTAGTACTCATTTTGCCTCTGAACATAGCAGAGGCTGTGAGATAGCGACCATGGCGAGGATCAGCAGCACACATCATGTTCTTAGCATCCCACATCTGTTGGGTCAGCTCGGGGACAGTCAGGGCACGGTACTGTTGTGATCCCCGTGAGGTCAAGGGTGCAAAACCAACCATAAAGAAGTGGAGACGAGGGAAGGGGATCAGATTCACAGCCAGCTTTCGGAGGTCAGAATTGAGTTGCCCAGGGAACCGGAGGCAGCATGTGACACCGCTCATGGTTGCAGATATCAAGTGATTCAAGTCTCCAACTGATAAGAGCAACCAAGATATAAGATTCCAAGTACCAGTTTTGCCAACAATAAACACAAATATTATACAAACAATGAATGCAAATAAAAAGCATAACAAGTCAAAGACACTACAGGAAATAACACGACCAAACCAAACAATTCAGGTTGGTTGTTTTCATTCAGTTTACACCAGTTCAACAGTGCTGCCATGTACTTTTTGTAAATTGGCTCATTAACTACTAAACCTACTGGTGTAACATGTCCTGACAATAGATGAGCATGGAGGAAAAAAGCAGTGCCGTTGTAGCATATTTTATAAACCACAATTTCGAAAAGTGCTTAAGTTGTAAAGCATGAAACTATATCTTTTCAACATCACAGAAATGTGATGTTTACTTATAGaggggtgaaaaaaaaaaaagggttttgTTTCTCATAAAGTGCCATTGTGGCCTTCCTCCGCATAAATGCTGTTGTATCATCTTCACGACAACATAACTATTAAACGTGCTATCATTATCAAGAAAACGACTCTGGCACAAAAGCAACTCCTCTTTTTGTTGCTAAATTGAAATAAAAACCATAATTCATAGTTTAACCACAAGTTTGAACAAGGATAAGAAAACATTCAATGGTGTGACTTACAGCTGGGAGTGGTTAACTTGAGAGTGCGGAAGCATATATCATAAAGTGCCTCATTATCCAGTACCATGCATTCGTCTGCATTCTCAACTAACTGGTGGACGGAAAGGGTTGCATTGTAGGGCTCAACAACGGTGTCTGAAACCTTGGGTGAAGGGAAAACAGAGAAGGTGAGCATCATCCGATCAGGATACTCCTCCCTGATCTTTGATATCAACAGAGTTCCCATTCCAGAACCAGTTCCTCCACCAAGAGAGTGGCATACTTGGAATCCTGAAAAGAAAAACACATCTACTATGAGTGAAAGTGCATTTTAAGTGTTAAATATGTGTAATAAACAAGCTCATGATATCTAAACAGTAAAGAAAACATCACATTCTACCAACTTTTGTAATAGCAAACAAAAGAATAAAAATGCCAAGATTAGAGAAATTTCTTAAGATTAAGTGCATTTCTACAAAGAAATTGAAGTTTAGGCGATAAGAAAGGGTTGAGTTCACTCTGAAGTATCAATAAGTATTGCTTTGATTTCATGGGATAACAAATCAAATCAAAAAGATATCAGAATGCAGAGAGAAGGCAATTATACCCTGAAGGCAGTCACAGTTCTCAGCCTCCTTCCTCACCACATCGAGAACCGAGTCAATTAGCTCAGCTCCTTCAGTGTAGTGACCCTTAGCCCAGTTGTTTCCAGCACCAGACTGACCGAAGACAAAGTTATCGGGGCGGAAGATCTGGCCATAGGTCCCAGTTCGTACGCTGTCCATGGTACCAGGCTCCAGATCCATCAGCACGGCCCTGGGGACGTACCTCCCACAGGAAGCCTCATTGTAGTACACGTTGACACGCTCCAGCTGGAGATCTGACGTCCCAGTGTACCTCCCGGTGGGATCGATCCCATGCTCATCACACACCACTTCCCAGAACTTAGACCCGATCTGATTTCCGCACTGACCGCCCTGGACGTGGAGGATTTCTCTCATTGTTGCCTAAATCAAAGAAAACGAAGCAAGATTAGGACTGACAACGGAATCGGTTTCCGAAGGTTCTCCAAAACCCTCAGAGAATTCAAACCCTAATATTCAATTGAAGCGTAAGACAACAGATCCAAGCATATTCACCCAAATGCAAAGAATCATGTAAGAAAATAGAAATCCTCGCATTCCTAAGCATTGGCTCTGGGATCTCACCACGATGGTGAAATCAAGAACTGTTCTGGGAAAACTCCCCAGTACAAGCCAAAACACAGAACAAAATGCAGATCCGTATCATCCCAAAGATCAAATCAACCAGATCAACAGTACAACATTCATCCATATAAAGCATGCCATAGCAATTCACATGAACTCAAACCCATTAAATTGAAATTTCAAAGATTGTTCTCAAAGAAATGTGGGTAAAACCAAAAACCCACTCATATTCAAGAATTATACACGGATCAAAACAAATTGGTTCGAAATCTCGTGCAAAAACCCAAAGACTCTGTTTCCTCGATCGGAACGAACCATTCACCACAAAGAATTGCAAGAACCGTCGGGAAAAAGCAAAAGAACTCCATACCGCAAAGATCTTGGAGCAATATGCCGCGAGTGGAAGGATGGATGGATCGCGGAATGGAGGGCTCACCGGCGAGAGCAAGGGGATCGGGGTGGCTTCGAGAGTGTCAGAACGGGGTTTTGAAGGGCTCGAGGCGAGGCGAAGCCTTGCAAGGGGTTCATATAGGTGACCCAAAAGGATCGGACGGCCAAAGCTCTTTCCCTCCTTTttctcctgacgaactctcggatGCCGTCCGATGTACAGATCGGACGGCTGTCGGACGCGGGTCTCGCTTGCGGGAACCGGTGCTTTGAGTTTTGAAAATGATAGAAAATCTTAGATGACGATAATGCCCTTTCGAAGGATTTCAGTTAATGGCCATTCTGTCCTCCATTTGTTTCGGGGTTAAGTCCGTAATTACGTGGCAGTTACACCGCAAACGTTGTCTCGTGGCGGTGCGCATCAGCTTGACCTTTTTCTTCCAGCCGTTGGATTCAGAATTGGATGGCTCAGATGTATTGTCGCGTCAAGGTCCAAGTACACCCCCTCAATTGATcaattttgttcaaatttattgatTATGAAAACTTACCGTAAGAAATTGAATACCATCGGCTGGTGAGTCGGCTCCAATCGGCATAATTGGTTCACTGTCAAGGGTGCTAGTTCATCCTTGTGTCTCTTTCGTATTGATTGATGTGGGAGTCTTGATGTGATGAACTAGCATTGAAAGTCTATAAGAGAGACGGTTTAATAAGACGATTTAACTTTGGAGTGGTGAGGCCAAATAGAGGAATTGGGATCTTTTGGATCGTGAGATTCTCTCTTGATTATCGTGTCATCTTCAAGCTATAGGAATGTCTCTTGGTCGCTAATGATTATAAGATTAATGTTGAGGGATTTTTCGACTCGACCTCTTTGATGTTTAAGTAAATATAAGATGGAgaggataaaaaataataataatataatctatGTAAAAATAAGAGAGTAAAGAGTAGGTGCAGCTCTTATACCTGGGTGCTCTACACTCTGGACTTGTGTTAGTCGAGGTGGTAGAGGTATTAATGAGGGTGTACCCTATGTAACAGATGAGTTAATATAGGTAATTTACTGTCAGTTATCAATGTAGAGTGTTGTTAGCTATAGATATATGATTCAAGATGTCTGGAGATGAAGAGGTTCGAGCCTGCTATCAAGGATGGTTATCGATTCT is from Musa acuminata AAA Group cultivar baxijiao chromosome BXJ1-6, Cavendish_Baxijiao_AAA, whole genome shotgun sequence and encodes:
- the LOC103987948 gene encoding tubulin beta-1 chain; translated protein: MREILHVQGGQCGNQIGSKFWEVVCDEHGIDPTGRYTGTSDLQLERVNVYYNEASCGRYVPRAVLMDLEPGTMDSVRTGTYGQIFRPDNFVFGQSGAGNNWAKGHYTEGAELIDSVLDVVRKEAENCDCLQGFQVCHSLGGGTGSGMGTLLISKIREEYPDRMMLTFSVFPSPKVSDTVVEPYNATLSVHQLVENADECMVLDNEALYDICFRTLKLTTPSFGDLNHLISATMSGVTCCLRFPGQLNSDLRKLAVNLIPFPRLHFFMVGFAPLTSRGSQQYRALTVPELTQQMWDAKNMMCAADPRHGRYLTASAMFRGKMSTKEVDEQMINVQNKNSSYFVEWIPNNVKSSVCDIPPRGLSMASTFIGNSTSIQEMFRRVSEQFTAMFRRKAFLHWYTGEGMDEMEFTEAESNMNDLVSEYQQYQDATADEEGDYEDEEEEIPQEM